A segment of the Lycium ferocissimum isolate CSIRO_LF1 chromosome 10, AGI_CSIRO_Lferr_CH_V1, whole genome shotgun sequence genome:
TCGAAACTTTTGAATAAAGAAGATTTCAAGCAACTCGTATTTCATTTTAGTTAATTGCGTAGCAGACTTAACAAacttttttttgtcctttagaCTTTTGCGAATAAGAGACAGCGATTACGATATCACGTTCCTGTGTCctgatattgatttataagcCTACAATTTTTTCTAATTTGAAATGTTGAAAATATAAATTGTGATATTTCCGCGTTGGCTTGTTATTTCTCTTTTAACTCCACCTCAGAATTTTAAGAGTTTAATTATCATTCAGTAGATTTGAAAAATGCAGGAGAATTTGAATATATACGAAGATCCTAAGTATAAAATGTAAGTAATTAACCATAATAACGTCAATAAAAATTAACTTACGGTCTATATAACATTAAATATGAcatattctttttttcaatCTTTGCAAAATCAATCGAATTCAATTATTGCGCGAGGTAGTtcatctcattttcatcattgcTTTATAATATATTTGAGATTAGATTGTCAGAAAATGGAACTCTATTAGATTTACTATAACTCCATCCAATTTAATTAAGAAACACATTTAATTTCTTTTcgagaattatttttttcacttattACTTCAAAGGTAAAATTTTACACCAGTTGTTGCAATCTACAGAGGTGGCATAACGGATAAACATGCCCAGGAATttgatatttctttttaatatggAGTTATCAGTCCTTGAAACCTTTTTTAGTTTTGAGAATTTCGGGAGGAGGTTTATATTTATACACCTAGAATTAGTAAAAGGTGGAAGATAAGGGTAGTTTCGGGATATTATAGACAATTTATCACTAAAATTAGTTTGGttacaaaaatatcaaaataagggaGGTAAATGTAATATCTCAAACAACAAGGGAGGTGAGTGTTACGAAGCCAAAGCTGAGGGGATGCCTGTGAAATTATcccaaaatatttttgaaaagattGTTTAAACGCTAactactactccctctgtcccaaaaagattaacatttttcgcttttcgagagtcaaacttcttaattttgaccGGGTGTTTAAATATagaatctttattttttttcgaaataaaatttacatatttgactacgtaaaaagtattataagtcgccatagttaataatttaaaatatttaaaagacatatgaaataATTACGGTCAACgaacaactcgtttgactctcgaaaagcgaaaaatgtcaatctttttgggacggagtctttttgggacggagggagtaagtaATATGATATCCAAGAGAACCTCTTGATTATCTTTTTTACTTACTTGGCCATTAGTACTACCATCTCTAATATTTAGCATTTTTATGCTACAGGATAATTAACAATATTTTTGTTTTGTCATGGCAGATGCCAAATGGAGGGATATTGAGTGCATTGGACAAATACCGTGGAAAAGACACTTCAAAAGCAATTCTAGGGATAACAAGTTTACTGGTGGTAGTCCATTGTCTTACCTCATTCCAAATCTATGCAATGCCAGTTTTTGATAATCTGGAGTTTAGATACACCAGCAACAAGAAAAAACCATGTCCATGGTGGCTTAGAACAGGATTGAGGCTATTCTTTGGATGCCTAGCATTTTTCATATCAGTGGCACTCCCCTTTTTGTCAAGTCTGGCTGGGCTGATTGGTGGAATTGCTCTGCCAGTTACTTTGGCATATCCTTGTCTAATGTGGATAATGATCAAGAAACCTAAGAGATACACTTCAAGTTGGTTTGTTAATTGGTCACTCGGAGTTTTGGGCTTGGTTCTAAGTGTTCTTTTGGCATTTGGTGCTAGATGGACAATAGCAACTCAAGGTATAATGTCCATTTCTTCAAGCCCCAATGAAGACCAAAAAGGTACGGGTGATCAACAAAAATCTAACTAGTACTCCACAGGTTAACGTTATTGGTGAAAATTGGGGAGAAAAAAGAACCTTAACAGCAGCCAACCAACAGGATTTGCAAGTTGCAACCTCTTCATGTACTTTGTAAATATAAAAGCATACCACTTATGTCTTGTTGTTAATTTCaatgtagtatgtaaaaatctTATTATTTGTTAGGGAAAACAAAGTTCAGACTTCAAAGATCAACATCCTTCAAGATTTAGGAACATTTGGTTTTTGTGGTTAGCTCCCAATGTTGACAAAACATATTCCTTTCATCGTGACGATAAAATTTGAGACCGAATAGAGATAAATATAAGTATGAAGGTACAGGAGAATTACATTGTAGGACTTAAGGCTAAACTTATAAGAAGCTTTATTAACCAGCCCAAACACTTATAAGTATATAACCCAAAAAATAGCCCCGATGTCAAACGATCTCGACATCTGCATCATCTAATCAGCTTGCTTCGACTTCAATTATTGTGTCAAaagaaattcataaaataaaaaaagaaagaaagacagaaTTATTTGGTGAGATTTCACATTTAAAAATTGGTTGGATGTAGCAAAAGATTCTCCATTCGCGCACTTCTACATTGATAACGGAAGAAgcattcttctcttcttcttcctggCTTCTGTAACTTGCTTTGCAATtgccacacatatatacaagcaATAGTAAGCTAACACTTACTAAGATCAATGCAAGCTTTAGATGTCTTAAGTACAACgaaactacaaaaaaaatcaagagtgCCAAAATAACAAGTTCACTTATTACAAAGATGACGACATCTGCCCTGCATCAAggcaaaagaaaagggaaataaGATAAAAGAAGGCTCAGAACAACAATAGTCAGAAGTCAACACTGATAATAGAACCCAAAAAAATCTGCATATTGCCTTGAAATTAAGCACTAAACTGTTAAGAAAAGGATAAGATCAAGTAGCATGCTAGTTATCCACAAAAGTACGTTGCCGAAGAAGTTACCCAAGAAAATCTGAGTCCGGAACCTAAATAACCCAAAAAAACtacaaaatgaaccaaaatacccttataaaaaaaaagtggcatAAGTACCCGTAACGCGGTAAAATAccgcgttaaaggacttaaccctAACAGCagggttaagtcctttaacacGGTATTTTACCGCGTTATATGTGACATCATCacataacgcagtaaaatactgcgttatgcCACTTAACCCGACCATCGGGTTTTCTTCCCCACCACTGGTCCCCTCCCCCATTATATTACAATTCCTCcattaaaaaaactaaaaaaactgAGGGCCCACTTCCAAAAAACGTCCTTTTCGCTTTAAATTTAGTCCCAAAAGGTTAGATTCTTGATATATTCGAGTCAAAGAACAAGATTTCAAGGTTTAATTTCGGAAAAAAAGTGGCGTACAACTTGATTCAAACAACCCTACAACAAGCTTCGAtcaaaggtatttcaaagataaactttgtaattattttgttatatccaTGGATTTTAGCATCAACAACGTTACATAATACcgaattatgaaaaaaaaaatgaaaaaggaaaaggaaaaaaaatgccactgccaaaatttatttcttgtttcgaaattatttgttaattgtttcttgatattttaattgttaattagtatattaattgttaattgattatgaattgtttaattagtatgttaattgtttattttttcatgGTATCATGTTAATTGTTAATATGCTAATTAGTTATCCAATTTATGTGTTAATTgtctaattaattaataattaggtagttaatataatttctcgttaaataaattagttcgtAATTAGTTTAATTGTAGTTAGGATTAGTTAATTTTCTGATaaaggattagttagttaatataatttagtAATACATTATTAGTTAGTTGATATAATTTTTAGATAAAGTATTAAATTCTCATAATCCACAAATTTTAGGGTTAGTTATTTAATTAGATAACGAATAACTAATTGAACCCGAATAACGAACGATAAATCAAATCCTTAGTATTGGATTGAACATCATTAATATAATCTAGTTATAGATTATGAGTTAGTTAATATGATTTTCCGATAAACAAATAAtttaaacaataatgaataatttagtCTGTACAGATACGACATGGATCCGAACGTTGACCCGGGTCCCAGCGATAGATCAGTATTAGTTCTTCAGGAGCAAAGATAGGTTCCAGCGGTTATGGGATCAGCAGATACATATAGGGGCGACGCTCCATACCTAAAGAGCAGATGTGGCGTGGACTTTTTTACGTCAGCACCCCCACCTCCTCGCGTCTTCGATATACTGTCCCGAGCGGTATATATAACTGCATCTCTATCAGTCGGGTGCAGTATGATTGGGCGCTTGTGACAGGCATGATTGAGCGGTGGAGGCTCGAGACACACACATTTCATCTAC
Coding sequences within it:
- the LOC132035260 gene encoding lysine histidine transporter-like 8; translated protein: MPNGGILSALDKYRGKDTSKAILGITSLLVVVHCLTSFQIYAMPVFDNLEFRYTSNKKKPCPWWLRTGLRLFFGCLAFFISVALPFLSSLAGLIGGIALPVTLAYPCLMWIMIKKPKRYTSSWFVNWSLGVLGLVLSVLLAFGARWTIATQGIMSISSSPNEDQKGTGDQQKSN